A single genomic interval of Hydractinia symbiolongicarpus strain clone_291-10 chromosome 8, HSymV2.1, whole genome shotgun sequence harbors:
- the LOC130653573 gene encoding dual serine/threonine and tyrosine protein kinase-like isoform X2 has translation MAANLPYELLKFKEHTKLLKQVKRETDKAFHEIQHSGHFAPDMLRAYLLPEDEYHELAHICEKPPTIIVLGTSCYAKVCAINELVGEPILPLVEEGDHSVMWRMVRFKHGYYSTLSLVLPDSFELAAALDAYEGTWRSVPRADLELRGRDKSDPALTSAVAEVCLDHPLLKTGAEIICAPSNSENCVEQVFKSCVEDVLPIIIFAVDTETLCQNDINELAQINSFAMNCLPVFFIKVPPRCQHELTESLQDAAKQAASAASDIPSLLYEQLTELGFINKESKLTDDLPAAESQLVSSRSIIESVRPKSSLIEDFSLFPCFLMFVRQVLQYHIIAAACVLNDAHTRCLGMFINSAFDMARDISITPKRISYARAKEEELFRSLMDIANKKQEEIKEVIHGTVETLSPRLQEEAAFLKIQNVEFKENNELVDLEELERCTHQVQELVLSRLNQAVAGKLISSVEYLKESYVGTLTRCLSSLEKADAEFARDSSGIASVALKQVLDAAYQVEVTVQASFTLTRLLWEKLKQAVQMLPGKSSPVIDGDWKRKVAAEVIRCISESRLAKNICSQFKTRLMRSHEAFTQSLRVLEMRHNGRLEKKEEQRVRLRKVFAPRVARCVLDSTSLRDLVLYGMPQLGREIGRGQYGVVYACDKWGGRGPCAIKSVVPPDDKHWNDLALEFYYTRAIPEHERLVQIRGSVIDYSYAGGSSPAVLLVMDRMQRDLYAGIKCGMSFRSRLQVALDVVEGLRYLHSQGLIHRDIKLKNVLLDSKLRGKLTDLGFCKPGAMISGSIVGTPIHMAPELFSGRYDHSVDVYAFGILFWYICAGSVRLPSSYEQCASKDQLWNSVRKGVRPERLTHFDDECWNLMEQCWSGDSPARPLLGDIHPRLKAIKERIEIRDAQKRQSRPSSRPRSSHIQGQTYISSKHVMQIPLGTAPTLKKHT, from the exons ATGGCGGCAAATTTACCCTATGAgcttttaaagtttaaagaaCACACAAAGTTGTTGAAGCAAGTGAAAAGAGAAACTGACAAGGCGTTTCATGAAATTCAACATTCAGGTCATTTTGCTCCTGATATGTTAAGGGCTTATTTATTACCAGAGGATGAATATCATGAACTTGCTCATATATGTGAAAAACCACCAACAATAATTGTCCTTGGGACATCATGTTATGCCAAAGTTTGTGCAATTAACGAATTGGTAGGCGAGCCAATCTTACCACTAGTAGAGGAAGGCGACCATTCTGTAATGTGGAGGATGGTACGATTTAAACATGGATATTACTCCACACTGAGCCTAGTTTTACCAGATAGCTTTGAACTAGCAGCAGCTTTGGATGCTTACGAAGGAACTTGGCGTTCTGTTCCTCGTGCTGATTTAGAGTTACGTGGAAGAGACAAATCTGATCCAGCATTAACTTCTGCAGTAGCGGAAGTTTGTCTAGATCACCCTTTATTAAaaactggtgcagaaataatatGTGCTCCTTCAAATTCAGAAAACTGTGTTGAGCAAGTATTTAAGAGCTGTGTCGAAGATGTGTTGCCAATCATCATATTTGCAGTAGATACAGAAACTCTTTGTCAAAAT gatATCAACGAACTTGCTCAAATCAATTCCTTTGCAATGAATTGTTTAccagttttctttataaaagttCCACCACGATGTCAGCATGAACTAACCGAGTCGCTTCAAGATGCTGCCAAACAAGCCGCTTCTGCTGCTTCTGACATACCATCCCTGTTGTATGAACAGCTAACAGAACTAGGTTTTATAAACAAGGAATCAAAGCTAACTGACGATCTACCTGCAGCTGAAAGTCAGCTTGTTTCTTCGAGATCTATCATAGAGAGTGTTCGACCTAAAAGTTCACTAATCGAAGATTTTTCCCTGTTTCcttgttttttaatgtttgtcAGACAAGTGTTGCAATACCACATCATCGCCGCTGCGTGTGTGTTGAATGATGCTCACACTCGCTGTCTTGGTATGTTCATTAATTCAGCATTTGATATGGCTAGAGACATAAGCATTACGCCAAAGAGGATTTCCTACGCAAGGGCCAAAGAAGAGGAACTTTTTCGTTCGCTAATGGATattgcaaacaaaaaacaagaggAAATTAAAGAGGTGATACATGGTACTGTAGAGACACTTAGTCCTCGTTTGCAAGAAGAGGCCGCCTttcttaaaattcaaaatgtggAGTTTAAGGAGAACAATGAGTTGGTTGATCTAGAAGAATTAGAGAGATGCACACATCAAGTGCAAGAACTTGTTTTGAGTAGATTAAACCAAGCTGTCGCTGGTAAACTAATCAGCTCAGttgaatatttaaaagaaagttACGTGGGTACGTTAACAAGATGTTTGTCAAGTTTGGAAAAAGCAGATGCGGAATTTGCACGTGATTCTAGTGGTATTGCTTCAGTGGCGTTAAAACAA GTTCTGGACGCAGCTTATCAAGTTGAAGTTACTGTACAAGCGAGTTTCACCTTGACTCGATTACTTtgggaaaaattaaaacaagcaGTACAAATGTTGCCTGGAAAAAGTTCGCCCGTCATTGATGGTGATTGGAAAAGAAAAGTAGCTGCTGAAGTTATCCGCTGTATAAGCGAGTCTCGCTTAGCCAAAAATATATGCTCACAATTTAAGACGAGATTAATGCGATCTCATGAAGCGTTCACGCAATCATTGAGAGTTCTTGAGATGAGACATAATGGCAGATTAGAAAAAAAAGAGGAACAACGAGTGAGGCTGAGAAAAGTGTTTGCTCCAAGAGTTGCTCGATGTGTCTTAGACAGTACATCTCTTCGCGATTTAGTTCTTTATGGTATGCCTCAACTTGGACGTGAAATTGGACGGGGTCAGTATGGCGTTGTGTATGCGTGTGACAAATGGGGCGGAAGAGGACCATGCGCTATCAAATCAGTCGTACCTCCTGATGATAAGCACTGGAATGATCTTGCTTTGGAGTTTTACTACACCAG GGCTATACCTGAACACGAGCGACTTGTTCAAATTCGTGGTTCAGTTATTGATTACAGTTACGCTGGGGGTAGTTCTCCTGCAGTTCTTCTTGTCATGGATCGAATGCAACGTGATCTGTACGCAGGTATTAAATGTGGTATGAGTTTTCGCAGTCGCTTGCAAGTAGCACTTGATGTGGTAGAGGGGCTGCGTTATTTACATAGCCAAGGTTTGATCCATCGagatataaagttaaaaaatgtctta CTTGATTCGAAGTTACGTGGAAAATTGACAGATCTTGGATTCTGTAAACCCGGGGCAATGATTTCTGGTTCTATTGTTGGTACGCCAATCCACATGGCGCCCGAGTTGTTTTCTGGGCGTTATGATCATTCGGTTGATGTTTATGCGTTCGGTATTTTATTCTGGTATATTTGTGCTGGCAGCGTTCGTTTGCCTAGCTCTTACGAACAATGTGCAAGTAAGGATCAGTTATGGAACTCTGTACGTAAAGGTGTTCGCCCAGAACGATTGACACACTTTGATGACGAATGTTGGAATTTAATGGAACAATGTTGGTCAGGCGATTCACCCGCAAGACCTTTACTTGGAGACATTCATCCGCGTTTGAAAGCCATTAAAGAACGAATCGAGATTCGTGATGCACAAAAACGACAGTCTCGCCCCAGCTCACGGCCCCGCTCTAGTCATATTCAAGGTCAAACATACATATCGTCTAAGCATGTGATGCAGATACCTCTGGGAACAGCACCCACACTGAAAAAGCACACGTAG
- the LOC130653573 gene encoding dual serine/threonine and tyrosine protein kinase-like isoform X1, with product MAANLPYELLKFKEHTKLLKQVKRETDKAFHEIQHSGHFAPDMLRAYLLPEDEYHELAHICEKPPTIIVLGTSCYAKVCAINELVGEPILPLVEEGDHSVMWRMVRFKHGYYSTLSLVLPDSFELAAALDAYEGTWRSVPRADLELRGRDKSDPALTSAVAEVCLDHPLLKTGAEIICAPSNSENCVEQVFKSCVEDVLPIIIFAVDTETLCQNDINELAQINSFAMNCLPVFFIKVPPRCQHELTESLQDAAKQAASAASDIPSLLYEQLTELGFINKESKLTDDLPAAESQLVSSRSIIESVRPKSSLIEDFSLFPCFLMFVRQVLQYHIIAAACVLNDAHTRCLGMFINSAFDMARDISITPKRISYARAKEEELFRSLMDIANKKQEEIKEVIHGTVETLSPRLQEEAAFLKIQNVEFKENNELVDLEELERCTHQVQELVLSRLNQAVAGKLISSVEYLKESYVGTLTRCLSSLEKADAEFARDSSGIASVALKQREALKPQSHIPSFSQFVSINVSEGLRSCGSASAHLKEVLDAAYQVEVTVQASFTLTRLLWEKLKQAVQMLPGKSSPVIDGDWKRKVAAEVIRCISESRLAKNICSQFKTRLMRSHEAFTQSLRVLEMRHNGRLEKKEEQRVRLRKVFAPRVARCVLDSTSLRDLVLYGMPQLGREIGRGQYGVVYACDKWGGRGPCAIKSVVPPDDKHWNDLALEFYYTRAIPEHERLVQIRGSVIDYSYAGGSSPAVLLVMDRMQRDLYAGIKCGMSFRSRLQVALDVVEGLRYLHSQGLIHRDIKLKNVLLDSKLRGKLTDLGFCKPGAMISGSIVGTPIHMAPELFSGRYDHSVDVYAFGILFWYICAGSVRLPSSYEQCASKDQLWNSVRKGVRPERLTHFDDECWNLMEQCWSGDSPARPLLGDIHPRLKAIKERIEIRDAQKRQSRPSSRPRSSHIQGQTYISSKHVMQIPLGTAPTLKKHT from the exons ATGGCGGCAAATTTACCCTATGAgcttttaaagtttaaagaaCACACAAAGTTGTTGAAGCAAGTGAAAAGAGAAACTGACAAGGCGTTTCATGAAATTCAACATTCAGGTCATTTTGCTCCTGATATGTTAAGGGCTTATTTATTACCAGAGGATGAATATCATGAACTTGCTCATATATGTGAAAAACCACCAACAATAATTGTCCTTGGGACATCATGTTATGCCAAAGTTTGTGCAATTAACGAATTGGTAGGCGAGCCAATCTTACCACTAGTAGAGGAAGGCGACCATTCTGTAATGTGGAGGATGGTACGATTTAAACATGGATATTACTCCACACTGAGCCTAGTTTTACCAGATAGCTTTGAACTAGCAGCAGCTTTGGATGCTTACGAAGGAACTTGGCGTTCTGTTCCTCGTGCTGATTTAGAGTTACGTGGAAGAGACAAATCTGATCCAGCATTAACTTCTGCAGTAGCGGAAGTTTGTCTAGATCACCCTTTATTAAaaactggtgcagaaataatatGTGCTCCTTCAAATTCAGAAAACTGTGTTGAGCAAGTATTTAAGAGCTGTGTCGAAGATGTGTTGCCAATCATCATATTTGCAGTAGATACAGAAACTCTTTGTCAAAAT gatATCAACGAACTTGCTCAAATCAATTCCTTTGCAATGAATTGTTTAccagttttctttataaaagttCCACCACGATGTCAGCATGAACTAACCGAGTCGCTTCAAGATGCTGCCAAACAAGCCGCTTCTGCTGCTTCTGACATACCATCCCTGTTGTATGAACAGCTAACAGAACTAGGTTTTATAAACAAGGAATCAAAGCTAACTGACGATCTACCTGCAGCTGAAAGTCAGCTTGTTTCTTCGAGATCTATCATAGAGAGTGTTCGACCTAAAAGTTCACTAATCGAAGATTTTTCCCTGTTTCcttgttttttaatgtttgtcAGACAAGTGTTGCAATACCACATCATCGCCGCTGCGTGTGTGTTGAATGATGCTCACACTCGCTGTCTTGGTATGTTCATTAATTCAGCATTTGATATGGCTAGAGACATAAGCATTACGCCAAAGAGGATTTCCTACGCAAGGGCCAAAGAAGAGGAACTTTTTCGTTCGCTAATGGATattgcaaacaaaaaacaagaggAAATTAAAGAGGTGATACATGGTACTGTAGAGACACTTAGTCCTCGTTTGCAAGAAGAGGCCGCCTttcttaaaattcaaaatgtggAGTTTAAGGAGAACAATGAGTTGGTTGATCTAGAAGAATTAGAGAGATGCACACATCAAGTGCAAGAACTTGTTTTGAGTAGATTAAACCAAGCTGTCGCTGGTAAACTAATCAGCTCAGttgaatatttaaaagaaagttACGTGGGTACGTTAACAAGATGTTTGTCAAGTTTGGAAAAAGCAGATGCGGAATTTGCACGTGATTCTAGTGGTATTGCTTCAGTGGCGTTAAAACAA CGTGAAGCACTTAAACCCCAATCACATATACCTTCGTTTTCTCAATTCGTATCAATAAATGTTAGTGAAGGACTGAGGAGTTGTGGCTCCGCAAGTGCTCATCTCAAGGAG GTTCTGGACGCAGCTTATCAAGTTGAAGTTACTGTACAAGCGAGTTTCACCTTGACTCGATTACTTtgggaaaaattaaaacaagcaGTACAAATGTTGCCTGGAAAAAGTTCGCCCGTCATTGATGGTGATTGGAAAAGAAAAGTAGCTGCTGAAGTTATCCGCTGTATAAGCGAGTCTCGCTTAGCCAAAAATATATGCTCACAATTTAAGACGAGATTAATGCGATCTCATGAAGCGTTCACGCAATCATTGAGAGTTCTTGAGATGAGACATAATGGCAGATTAGAAAAAAAAGAGGAACAACGAGTGAGGCTGAGAAAAGTGTTTGCTCCAAGAGTTGCTCGATGTGTCTTAGACAGTACATCTCTTCGCGATTTAGTTCTTTATGGTATGCCTCAACTTGGACGTGAAATTGGACGGGGTCAGTATGGCGTTGTGTATGCGTGTGACAAATGGGGCGGAAGAGGACCATGCGCTATCAAATCAGTCGTACCTCCTGATGATAAGCACTGGAATGATCTTGCTTTGGAGTTTTACTACACCAG GGCTATACCTGAACACGAGCGACTTGTTCAAATTCGTGGTTCAGTTATTGATTACAGTTACGCTGGGGGTAGTTCTCCTGCAGTTCTTCTTGTCATGGATCGAATGCAACGTGATCTGTACGCAGGTATTAAATGTGGTATGAGTTTTCGCAGTCGCTTGCAAGTAGCACTTGATGTGGTAGAGGGGCTGCGTTATTTACATAGCCAAGGTTTGATCCATCGagatataaagttaaaaaatgtctta CTTGATTCGAAGTTACGTGGAAAATTGACAGATCTTGGATTCTGTAAACCCGGGGCAATGATTTCTGGTTCTATTGTTGGTACGCCAATCCACATGGCGCCCGAGTTGTTTTCTGGGCGTTATGATCATTCGGTTGATGTTTATGCGTTCGGTATTTTATTCTGGTATATTTGTGCTGGCAGCGTTCGTTTGCCTAGCTCTTACGAACAATGTGCAAGTAAGGATCAGTTATGGAACTCTGTACGTAAAGGTGTTCGCCCAGAACGATTGACACACTTTGATGACGAATGTTGGAATTTAATGGAACAATGTTGGTCAGGCGATTCACCCGCAAGACCTTTACTTGGAGACATTCATCCGCGTTTGAAAGCCATTAAAGAACGAATCGAGATTCGTGATGCACAAAAACGACAGTCTCGCCCCAGCTCACGGCCCCGCTCTAGTCATATTCAAGGTCAAACATACATATCGTCTAAGCATGTGATGCAGATACCTCTGGGAACAGCACCCACACTGAAAAAGCACACGTAG